The Tepidibacter aestuarii genome contains a region encoding:
- the speD gene encoding adenosylmethionine decarboxylase — MKIEQLGRHILVEFYDCDKEILNNHALIEKYMVEAAKEANATVVTSCFHMFNPWGVSGAVIIQESHLTIHTWPEYGYASVDLFTCGDSVNPWVAFDYLEKNLKAEKSEASEVARGLVDRIRHNSKEKFEEIKFKPDAE, encoded by the coding sequence ATGAAAATAGAACAATTAGGAAGACATATTTTAGTTGAATTTTACGACTGTGATAAGGAAATTTTAAATAATCATGCTTTAATTGAGAAGTATATGGTTGAGGCGGCTAAAGAGGCAAATGCAACTGTGGTTACTAGCTGTTTTCATATGTTCAATCCATGGGGAGTTAGTGGAGCTGTTATAATTCAAGAGTCGCACCTGACAATACACACATGGCCAGAGTATGGATATGCTTCTGTTGATTTATTTACTTGCGGAGATTCTGTAAATCCTTGGGTAGCATTTGATTATCTTGAAAAGAACCTTAAAGCAGAAAAAAGTGAAGCATCGGAAGTTGCAAGAGGGCTTGTAGATAGAATAAGACATAATTCTAAAGAAAAATTTGAAGAGATTAAATTTAAACCAGACGCAGAATAA
- the speE gene encoding polyamine aminopropyltransferase encodes MQLWYTEDQTDNVKFSMKVKKHLFSETSEFQQVDVFDTQEFGKLLTIDGLVMVTEKDEFIYHDMITHVAMATNLDIKNVLVIGAGDGGTVRELTRYESIEKIDMVEIDELVVRASKEYLPITASKLDDPRVNLYFEDGIKFVEGKENTYDLIIVDSTDPIGPGEGLFTTEFYTNCYNALTEKGILINQNESPYYSDNAREMSRAHKKIKNIFPIAKAYQYHMPTYPSGHWLFGFASKQLDPIKDLDKEKWNSLGIKTKYYNTDIHVGAFALPTYVKEMLEDESI; translated from the coding sequence ATGCAATTATGGTATACTGAAGATCAAACAGACAACGTAAAATTTTCAATGAAAGTGAAAAAACACCTTTTTTCTGAGACGAGTGAATTTCAGCAAGTAGATGTTTTTGATACACAAGAATTCGGTAAATTACTTACTATAGATGGACTTGTAATGGTTACAGAAAAAGATGAGTTCATATATCATGATATGATAACTCATGTTGCCATGGCTACTAATTTAGACATTAAAAATGTTCTTGTAATAGGAGCAGGAGATGGTGGAACAGTAAGAGAGCTTACAAGATATGAAAGCATAGAGAAAATAGATATGGTTGAAATAGATGAACTAGTAGTTAGAGCTTCAAAAGAGTATTTACCTATAACTGCTAGTAAATTAGATGATCCTAGAGTTAATCTATACTTTGAAGACGGAATTAAATTTGTAGAGGGTAAAGAAAATACTTATGATTTAATAATCGTAGACTCTACTGATCCAATAGGCCCCGGAGAAGGTCTTTTTACAACAGAATTCTATACTAATTGTTATAATGCCTTAACGGAAAAAGGTATATTAATAAATCAAAATGAAAGTCCATACTACTCAGACAATGCAAGAGAGATGAGTAGAGCTCATAAAAAGATTAAAAACATATTCCCAATAGCAAAGGCATATCAATATCACATGCCGACATATCCATCTGGACATTGGCTATTTGGATTTGCATCAAAACAACTAGATCCTATAAAAGATTTAGATAAAGAAAAGTGGAACAGTCTTGGAATAAAGACTAAATACTACAATACAGACATTCACGTAGGAGCATTCGCTCTTCCTACATATGTTAAGGAGATGTTGGAAGATGAATCTATTTAA